A window of Haliscomenobacter hydrossis DSM 1100 contains these coding sequences:
- a CDS encoding T9SS type A sorting domain-containing protein, with translation MALSCRQGLIFSLDEFCQVRLSPQQVLLGGDGSTDWGRLQVIVNDRNPFNRNIVDGAGRFAYLVRDTFSGNIICQSNLVVEDKRAPQVQSTDWQLNTIEWLCFDIDSILNVPASWQDPNYTYYTGRAVFADNCGGALNLKVKDEVVFGECDSSFFAKIYRNFSVEDQVGNRSDTTQLIVLLRPDWKKLIYPRDTAIHSCIPEAVRTPMLYPFWINGVGDTTVFNHEYCSLTIQREVSEILICRRGRKVVQTLRIFDWCSGQIVHTDTTLIKIGDLEAPVISKPSKPVVVSTQPMDCTASIPITPDQLQRSYQIGFSDCDAVQLSIKVKSYVFRPSVGDSVWRDAVYPVSNGVMGSVPVGKHRFIFYASDPCFNSRTDSLELQVKDKIAPQMRCDNTIRVSISNGYDRLTVADIDEGSTDNCALLSLKVRRVIPASCTAYFDDNPNGVLDTADAVTLENGIFYTLPADRVEFFCCDVGTKVRVELIGRDAAGNVSRCWMDVTVEDKTLLQCAVPADTSTLCSDINLGNFNNFGAARILNDPCGLLTLVALPTLDKRNNCGVGTITRRWQVVRNLGKPNEQRSPECYQVITVSAIRDYTIRFPRDTSVHCLQIPPGNTLLHHENGCNILAFNVTDVRFTSSGQECYKIFRTWSIINWCEYVDGTEPVVLDRDYDGDGERGNTSFWLLVHPDGHTYIDQDQIVDNKIPNNQGYWTSSKERPLLKSRGIWEYTQVIKVFDDEAPKITLIGSRIFDARNNDCTGDVNYTFSIAENCNAKDMQIQVFYDEKADGKVDRTLKPTGTYPRFRIQEKLPIGIHKIEIVAADGCGNTSREMLQIEIRDVKGPAPICINGLVVELMPLPQEEDIDGDGDLDAGAALIWAKDFVASKVEDCSGIVGYSIHRADDIESGKEKPDPNHTGIALTCNDRFTVLVYVYAWDIHGNYGYCETYVLVQDNRGLCAEEGGASISGVVKTFSNNLVEQVKLNLSGIQNAEVYSNAQGAYSFQKLKENNDYTISPSLNLNHLDGVSTYDIVLITKHILGQTPFDNPYKFIAADVDLSGYVSTLDIIQIRKVILRLDLEFKKCPSWRFVDASFRFADNNAPLAAPFPELRNFNNLNSELLRADFIAVKMGDISGNAARESQLVGSELRSTVEVPLRSAGFPSDLVAGQEYRLTLDLAALPDAAGAQFSLAFDTKALQFVNIEYHAAGAESFGLSEVARGLIRMSWIKVAQKGTQLATLVFRTNASGSSANLFHLAENDLSPEVYTQVGELKKLFLERDLEMEVSGYNFQLYPNAPNPFSTSTTIEFDLGEPGPAVLSITDLSGRMLKTIARDYAAGHHQIVLQKSELNQTGVLLYTLKAGRDAKTLKMVVY, from the coding sequence TTGGCACTCAGCTGCCGTCAAGGCCTCATTTTTTCCCTCGATGAATTTTGTCAAGTGCGCCTGAGCCCACAGCAAGTATTGTTAGGGGGCGACGGAAGTACTGATTGGGGTCGCTTGCAGGTCATTGTCAACGACCGCAATCCCTTCAACCGCAATATCGTAGATGGTGCCGGGCGTTTTGCTTATCTGGTCAGAGATACCTTCAGTGGCAACATCATTTGCCAAAGCAATTTGGTGGTTGAAGACAAAAGAGCGCCGCAGGTACAAAGCACCGACTGGCAGCTCAACACCATCGAATGGCTGTGCTTCGACATCGACAGCATCCTCAATGTACCCGCTTCCTGGCAAGATCCGAACTATACCTATTACACCGGACGAGCCGTGTTTGCCGACAATTGTGGCGGAGCCCTCAACCTCAAAGTAAAAGATGAGGTGGTATTTGGTGAATGTGACAGCAGTTTTTTTGCCAAAATTTACCGCAATTTTTCGGTCGAAGACCAGGTCGGCAACCGCAGCGATACCACCCAACTCATCGTGTTGTTGCGTCCCGATTGGAAAAAACTGATCTATCCCCGGGATACCGCCATTCATTCCTGCATTCCCGAGGCCGTGCGCACGCCGATGCTGTATCCATTCTGGATCAATGGGGTAGGGGATACCACCGTTTTTAACCATGAATATTGTAGCCTGACGATTCAACGGGAAGTGAGTGAAATCCTGATTTGCCGCCGTGGCCGGAAAGTTGTGCAAACCTTGCGAATTTTTGATTGGTGCAGCGGACAAATTGTGCACACCGACACCACTTTGATCAAAATTGGTGATTTGGAAGCGCCAGTCATCAGCAAGCCCTCCAAACCGGTTGTAGTTTCTACCCAGCCAATGGATTGTACGGCTTCGATTCCCATTACTCCCGATCAGTTGCAGCGCAGCTATCAAATCGGATTCAGCGATTGTGACGCAGTGCAACTGAGTATAAAAGTTAAATCCTACGTTTTTCGACCCAGTGTAGGGGATTCAGTATGGCGTGATGCGGTGTATCCCGTCAGCAATGGCGTAATGGGCAGTGTTCCGGTAGGCAAACACCGGTTTATTTTTTATGCCAGCGATCCTTGTTTTAATAGCCGGACCGACTCGCTGGAGTTACAGGTAAAAGATAAAATTGCGCCCCAGATGCGCTGCGACAATACCATCCGGGTCAGCATCAGCAATGGTTACGACCGCCTCACCGTGGCAGACATTGATGAAGGCAGTACCGATAATTGTGCTTTATTGTCCTTAAAAGTACGGCGGGTAATTCCGGCGTCCTGTACGGCATATTTTGATGACAACCCGAATGGGGTATTGGATACAGCCGATGCCGTAACTTTGGAAAATGGCATTTTTTATACCCTTCCCGCCGATCGGGTGGAATTTTTTTGTTGTGATGTAGGTACTAAAGTGCGGGTTGAATTGATTGGCCGCGATGCTGCCGGGAACGTCAGTCGATGTTGGATGGACGTAACGGTGGAGGATAAAACCCTGTTGCAATGCGCCGTTCCAGCCGACACCAGTACACTTTGCAGCGACATCAACCTGGGCAATTTTAACAATTTTGGCGCGGCGCGGATATTGAACGATCCCTGTGGCTTGCTCACCCTGGTCGCCTTGCCTACGCTCGATAAACGCAATAACTGCGGGGTGGGTACCATCACCAGACGTTGGCAGGTGGTACGCAATTTGGGCAAACCCAATGAACAACGCAGTCCGGAATGTTACCAGGTCATTACCGTAAGCGCAATTCGCGATTATACGATTCGTTTCCCCCGGGATACCTCCGTCCACTGTCTGCAAATTCCACCGGGCAACACCTTGCTGCATCATGAAAATGGCTGCAACATTCTGGCATTCAATGTTACCGATGTGCGCTTTACTTCCAGTGGGCAGGAGTGTTACAAGATCTTCCGAACCTGGTCGATCATCAACTGGTGCGAATACGTGGACGGTACTGAACCGGTGGTTTTGGATCGTGATTACGACGGTGACGGCGAACGGGGCAATACTTCTTTTTGGTTATTGGTCCACCCCGATGGACATACTTATATCGACCAGGATCAAATTGTCGACAATAAAATTCCCAATAACCAGGGCTACTGGACGAGTAGCAAAGAACGTCCCTTGCTCAAATCACGGGGAATCTGGGAGTATACCCAAGTGATTAAGGTATTCGATGATGAAGCACCCAAAATCACCTTGATTGGCAGCCGCATTTTTGACGCCCGCAACAACGATTGTACCGGAGATGTCAATTATACTTTTTCGATCGCCGAAAACTGCAACGCCAAGGACATGCAGATTCAGGTTTTCTATGATGAAAAAGCCGATGGGAAAGTTGACCGTACCCTTAAACCAACCGGGACTTATCCCCGATTTCGCATCCAAGAAAAATTACCCATTGGTATCCACAAAATTGAAATTGTGGCAGCGGATGGTTGTGGCAATACCAGCCGGGAAATGCTACAAATTGAAATCAGAGATGTAAAAGGGCCTGCGCCCATTTGTATCAATGGCCTGGTGGTAGAGCTCATGCCACTGCCGCAAGAAGAAGACATTGATGGCGATGGTGATCTGGATGCAGGAGCCGCTCTGATTTGGGCCAAAGATTTTGTCGCCAGCAAAGTTGAAGATTGTTCGGGAATCGTAGGCTATTCCATTCATCGAGCGGATGACATAGAAAGTGGCAAAGAAAAACCTGACCCCAACCATACGGGTATCGCCCTGACTTGTAATGACCGATTCACGGTATTGGTTTACGTTTACGCCTGGGATATTCATGGCAATTATGGGTATTGTGAAACCTACGTTTTGGTGCAAGACAATCGGGGGTTGTGCGCCGAAGAAGGGGGTGCCAGTATTTCAGGGGTGGTCAAAACGTTCAGTAACAATCTGGTAGAGCAGGTAAAACTCAACTTGAGCGGCATCCAAAATGCCGAAGTCTACAGCAACGCTCAAGGAGCCTATAGCTTCCAAAAATTAAAAGAAAACAACGACTATACCATCAGCCCCAGCCTTAACCTCAATCATTTGGATGGGGTGAGTACCTACGATATTGTGCTGATCACCAAGCACATTCTGGGCCAAACACCTTTTGACAACCCGTACAAATTCATCGCGGCAGACGTTGACCTTTCAGGCTATGTTTCGACGCTGGACATCATTCAGATTCGCAAGGTTATTTTGCGCCTGGATCTGGAATTTAAAAAATGCCCGAGTTGGCGTTTTGTGGATGCCTCGTTCCGTTTTGCCGACAACAACGCTCCCCTGGCAGCGCCATTTCCAGAATTGCGAAATTTCAACAACCTGAATAGCGAGTTACTACGTGCAGATTTTATCGCAGTGAAAATGGGCGACATCAGCGGGAATGCTGCACGGGAAAGCCAGCTTGTTGGTTCGGAATTGCGCAGCACAGTGGAAGTTCCGTTGCGGAGCGCAGGGTTCCCATCAGATCTGGTTGCTGGACAAGAATACCGACTAACCCTCGACCTTGCAGCCTTGCCCGATGCAGCCGGAGCGCAGTTCAGCCTGGCTTTTGATACGAAGGCATTGCAATTTGTGAACATCGAATACCACGCTGCTGGAGCAGAGAGTTTTGGCCTCAGCGAGGTAGCGCGTGGCCTGATCCGTATGTCATGGATCAAGGTGGCACAAAAAGGGACCCAGTTGGCAACCCTGGTTTTTCGGACCAATGCGTCCGGTTCTTCAGCTAATTTATTTCATTTGGCTGAAAATGATTTGTCGCCTGAAGTTTATACTCAAGTAGGTGAATTGAAAAAATTGTTCCTGGAACGAGACTTGGAGATGGAAGTGTCTGGCTATAATTTCCAATTGTATCCCAATGCCCCCAATCCTTTTAGTACCTCTACTACGATCGAATTCGACCTGGGAGAACCGGGTCCTGCGGTATTGAGCATCACCGACCTGTCTGGCCGTATGCTTAAAACCATTGCCCGCGATTATGCTGCGGGCCATCATCAAATTGTCCTGCAAAAAAGTGAACTGAATCAAACTGGCGTACTCCTGTATACCTTGAAAGCAGGGAGGGATGCGAAGACGCTGAAGATGGTGGTTTATTAG
- a CDS encoding M48 family metallopeptidase codes for MKKLILFLITFGVALVVEAQDFNHYQPLQCSGSIPADFITPSSKKYKSEIKKIASADYNTLEKKDRENFALESSFVLDDLLQSGIVLFNDPVTLYLNEVCAQLTKWTPPNKPIRVYALRSTAVNAFATEQGAIFVTLGLLAQLENEAQLAYIIAHEIIHVLEGHPIDLFLEAESIERNSTQRSVLGSTTFDDKILAKNRYSKELETAADTKGLDLVLKTDYSTATLNTVFDVLKYSYLPFDEVAFERSFFETVDFKFPDGYWINTVNAIQGEDEFSDDSKSDHPNIGQRRLALTQALKNNAGAGTKNFVLAEERFFTVQKIARFELPLLHLRHGELSDAIYTAYLLERETPSVYLQKCLLKSLYLHAKYLNDGDYTFEVKTDSIEGEIQRVFKFLQSIDKKEATVFALQKAWKQHKQHPEDQETKLILDDLFVEMAQHFKNLDFFLLKTTAIEPESPKVDTTNTTKPKIRSKFDRIKEKQQQEPEVKKSNFLNTAFDEFINDAAFKAAFEQGQKAYNERIAAEKNLADWKKNQRKESLQGANLGIPKIVVVNPFYLKLNEKKDNPVLYIDTENGQNSFRGLMQEVATKSGLKTVFLDVENLKESQADRFNDIRDLNEWFSEQVQFSDLSLTPGIQQEKINAIASKYDTDYFLWTGAISLLPKGHNAVQPLFGGLIFWPQLPWAIANAVKPKYDLLYFAILFDVKTMKRRVIKFEYFRYSDFTSVIKAHGYDAFLQIKQKD; via the coding sequence ATGAAAAAGCTAATTCTCTTTTTGATAACTTTTGGGGTTGCGCTCGTAGTAGAAGCACAAGACTTCAACCATTACCAGCCTTTGCAATGCAGCGGGTCCATACCTGCTGATTTTATCACCCCCTCCAGTAAGAAATACAAATCGGAAATAAAAAAAATAGCCAGCGCGGACTACAATACCCTGGAGAAAAAAGACCGTGAAAATTTTGCCCTTGAATCCAGTTTTGTGCTCGACGACCTGTTGCAAAGTGGGATTGTTTTGTTTAATGACCCGGTTACACTGTACTTAAACGAAGTATGTGCGCAGTTGACCAAGTGGACTCCGCCCAACAAGCCCATTCGGGTGTATGCTTTGCGCTCCACGGCCGTAAACGCATTTGCCACCGAGCAAGGCGCCATATTTGTAACCCTTGGCTTGTTGGCTCAGCTTGAAAATGAAGCCCAACTGGCCTACATTATTGCCCATGAAATTATACATGTGCTGGAAGGGCATCCCATTGATTTGTTTTTAGAGGCAGAATCCATTGAGCGCAATTCTACTCAACGTTCCGTGTTGGGTTCCACTACTTTTGATGATAAAATTTTGGCTAAAAACCGTTATTCCAAGGAGTTGGAAACCGCAGCAGATACCAAAGGTTTGGACCTGGTCCTCAAAACGGATTACAGCACTGCTACCCTCAATACCGTTTTTGATGTGCTTAAATATTCATACCTCCCATTTGACGAAGTTGCCTTTGAACGCTCCTTTTTTGAAACCGTGGATTTTAAATTTCCCGATGGCTATTGGATCAATACGGTGAATGCCATTCAGGGTGAAGATGAATTTTCTGACGATAGTAAAAGTGATCACCCGAATATCGGCCAACGCCGTTTGGCGCTTACCCAAGCTTTGAAGAACAATGCAGGGGCAGGCACCAAAAATTTTGTGCTTGCGGAAGAGCGTTTTTTTACGGTGCAGAAAATAGCCCGATTTGAACTGCCACTTTTGCATTTGCGACATGGTGAGTTGTCGGATGCCATTTATACTGCTTATTTGCTGGAACGAGAAACCCCATCCGTGTACCTCCAAAAATGCCTGCTCAAGTCTTTATACCTGCATGCCAAATACCTGAATGATGGAGATTATACTTTTGAAGTGAAAACCGACAGTATTGAAGGCGAAATTCAACGGGTATTTAAGTTTTTACAAAGCATTGATAAGAAAGAAGCCACTGTTTTTGCCCTGCAAAAAGCCTGGAAACAACACAAACAGCATCCAGAAGATCAGGAAACAAAGCTTATCCTTGATGATCTTTTTGTGGAGATGGCTCAGCATTTCAAAAACCTGGATTTTTTTCTGCTAAAAACCACGGCAATCGAACCCGAAAGCCCTAAAGTAGATACGACGAACACAACCAAACCCAAAATACGCTCCAAATTTGACAGGATCAAAGAAAAACAGCAACAGGAACCTGAAGTAAAAAAATCGAATTTCCTGAACACTGCCTTTGATGAATTCATCAATGATGCGGCCTTTAAAGCGGCCTTTGAGCAGGGACAAAAGGCTTACAACGAGAGAATAGCAGCTGAAAAAAACCTGGCCGACTGGAAAAAGAACCAGCGCAAAGAAAGCCTGCAAGGGGCCAATTTAGGGATTCCCAAGATCGTGGTGGTCAATCCTTTTTACCTTAAATTGAATGAAAAAAAGGACAACCCCGTTTTGTACATCGATACAGAAAATGGCCAAAATTCGTTTCGAGGTTTAATGCAGGAGGTCGCCACCAAATCAGGCTTAAAAACCGTATTCCTGGATGTCGAAAACCTCAAAGAAAGCCAAGCGGATCGTTTTAATGACATTCGAGACCTCAATGAATGGTTTTCTGAACAAGTCCAATTCAGCGATCTTTCCCTTACACCGGGGATTCAACAAGAAAAAATCAATGCCATTGCCAGCAAATATGATACAGACTATTTTCTCTGGACCGGCGCCATTTCCCTATTACCAAAAGGGCACAATGCCGTGCAGCCTCTTTTTGGTGGATTGATTTTTTGGCCACAATTGCCCTGGGCTATTGCCAATGCGGTCAAGCCCAAATACGATCTATTGTATTTCGCTATCCTGTTTGATGTCAAAACGATGAAACGTAGGGTAATCAAGTTTGAATACTTCAGGTACAGTGATTTCACTTCGGTGATAAAGGCACATGGGTACGATGCTTTTTTGCAAATTAAGCAAAAAGATTAG
- a CDS encoding magnesium transporter CorA family protein: MVRYYLKVDGRLKELEQPEPGCWVNITPPFIQEELEEVAQTFDTPLDFLTDSLDIDERSRYEIEDEARFILVNTPVLNPTEEENDAIYITVPIGIILADDHVITITSIENPVLQRFLDDKVKNFDPAESIQFVLQILEHNVYRFLTCLKKLDLKRNLIEQELYHSSRNRELKQLLSIEKSLVYFVNSLSANDLLSLKMKRTDFLGIREDEEKFDLFEGIIIDNGQALEMSNVYSNILSGTMDTYASIISNNMNVTIHRLTLVTIFLAVPTLIASFFGMNVPLPFQTSGFAVYFIIVLALVISLLLAWYFQKKRLF, translated from the coding sequence ATGGTCAGATATTACCTCAAAGTGGATGGTCGATTGAAGGAACTAGAGCAACCCGAACCGGGCTGTTGGGTCAATATTACCCCCCCCTTCATTCAGGAAGAGTTGGAAGAAGTAGCCCAAACCTTTGATACTCCCCTTGATTTTTTGACCGACTCATTGGACATTGACGAACGTTCCCGCTACGAAATCGAAGACGAAGCCCGCTTCATCCTGGTCAACACCCCCGTGCTCAATCCTACCGAGGAAGAAAACGACGCCATTTACATCACCGTTCCAATTGGTATCATCCTCGCCGATGATCACGTGATCACCATTACCTCCATTGAAAATCCGGTTTTGCAACGTTTTTTGGACGACAAGGTGAAAAACTTTGATCCTGCCGAGTCCATTCAATTTGTGCTCCAGATTTTGGAGCACAATGTCTACCGTTTTTTGACTTGCCTGAAAAAACTCGACCTCAAACGCAACTTGATCGAACAGGAATTGTACCATTCCAGCCGCAACCGCGAGTTGAAACAACTGCTGAGCATCGAAAAAAGTTTAGTCTATTTTGTGAACTCACTCAGCGCCAACGACCTATTGAGTTTGAAGATGAAGCGGACAGATTTCCTGGGTATCCGTGAAGATGAAGAAAAGTTCGACCTTTTTGAAGGCATCATTATTGACAATGGTCAGGCGCTGGAGATGTCGAACGTATACAGCAATATCCTTAGTGGTACGATGGATACCTATGCATCCATTATTTCCAATAACATGAACGTTACCATTCATCGACTGACCCTGGTGACCATCTTTTTGGCCGTGCCTACCCTGATTGCCAGTTTTTTTGGGATGAACGTTCCCTTGCCTTTTCAAACCAGTGGGTTTGCGGTGTATTTTATCATCGTATTGGCCTTGGTCATCAGTTTATTACTCGCCTGGTATTTTCAAAAAAAGCGCCTGTTTTGA
- a CDS encoding DUF6089 family protein, which produces MRNYTIALLCCILPFWLTAQVRWETGLVLGGAGYQGDLNPEVYPLLNEVNPAYGGFFRYYLTPSFSFRLFGMSAQLSGSDLNFPAEAPHRSRDFSFRTQVSEFNFTFDWDPFGKSHYPESKYRYRPRITPYFFAGLGFASFKPKTDYKVDFKVDENIAPPILADEKNSRSVQLPVVPFGGGLRFDLSKTTTLALEGALRFADSDYLDGISATGNPQRRDWYAVAGVNLIVRMGVRDSDGDGFVDKIDACPRLKGVESGRGCPDSDGDGVEDAEDACPEEKGTFVSGGCPDTDRDGFMDTADKCPRDSGIVETEGCPDRDNDCIADIDDACPDVAGLPNFGGCPDNDWDGVPDKDDPCPDDKGLPGSNGCPEPDTDCDGLIDKYDRCPEVADTTNQYGCPDTDKDGLIDLDDRCPEQAGPLGFKGCPDSDGDGLPDPDDRCPEIADTTNQYGCPDTDKDGLIDLDDRCPTIAGLLSKLGCPELRKEDQAVLLRAKKEVRFKTGSAILLPSSKKILDQVAALMNRYPAYKLDIQGHTDSQGKEDFNLSLSKKRAKSCYDYLLLRSIDAKRIEHEGFGETKPIASNKTPQGRVQNRRVEFVLDVKQ; this is translated from the coding sequence ATGAGAAACTACACCATTGCTTTACTGTGTTGTATTTTGCCCTTTTGGCTCACAGCACAAGTAAGGTGGGAAACTGGATTGGTATTAGGAGGTGCGGGGTATCAGGGTGATCTTAATCCTGAAGTTTATCCTTTATTGAATGAAGTGAATCCGGCATATGGTGGGTTTTTTCGCTATTATTTGACCCCGTCTTTTTCCTTCCGTTTATTTGGGATGAGTGCTCAACTGAGCGGGAGTGATCTTAATTTTCCGGCTGAGGCGCCCCATCGTTCCCGTGATTTTTCTTTTCGTACACAGGTCAGTGAATTCAACTTTACTTTTGATTGGGATCCTTTTGGCAAATCTCATTATCCGGAGAGTAAATACCGTTACCGCCCCAGGATAACGCCTTATTTTTTTGCAGGACTGGGTTTTGCCTCTTTTAAACCCAAAACGGATTACAAAGTCGATTTCAAAGTTGACGAAAACATCGCACCGCCTATTTTAGCCGATGAAAAAAACAGTCGCTCCGTACAATTACCGGTCGTCCCTTTTGGTGGAGGCTTGCGCTTTGATTTGAGCAAGACCACGACCCTGGCTTTGGAGGGGGCCTTGCGCTTTGCTGATAGCGATTACCTGGATGGAATCAGCGCCACCGGGAACCCACAACGCCGCGACTGGTACGCGGTGGCAGGGGTAAACCTGATTGTTCGTATGGGGGTTCGCGACAGTGACGGAGATGGATTTGTGGACAAAATTGATGCTTGCCCACGGCTGAAAGGAGTGGAATCCGGGCGAGGTTGTCCAGATTCGGATGGGGATGGTGTGGAAGATGCCGAAGATGCCTGCCCGGAAGAAAAGGGAACTTTCGTCAGTGGCGGCTGTCCGGATACTGATCGCGACGGGTTTATGGATACTGCCGACAAATGCCCACGTGATTCGGGCATTGTTGAAACCGAGGGTTGCCCTGACCGCGACAACGATTGCATTGCCGATATCGATGATGCCTGTCCAGATGTTGCCGGATTACCTAATTTTGGGGGCTGTCCCGATAACGATTGGGATGGTGTACCAGACAAGGATGACCCCTGCCCAGACGATAAAGGCTTGCCGGGATCGAATGGTTGCCCGGAGCCGGATACCGACTGTGACGGCCTCATTGACAAGTACGACCGCTGCCCGGAAGTGGCGGATACCACCAACCAGTACGGTTGCCCGGACACTGATAAAGATGGTCTGATTGACCTGGATGATCGCTGTCCAGAGCAGGCTGGCCCCTTGGGTTTCAAAGGCTGTCCTGATTCCGATGGTGATGGTCTGCCCGACCCCGATGACCGCTGCCCGGAGATAGCCGATACAACCAACCAATACGGCTGCCCCGATACGGATAAAGACGGCCTGATTGACCTGGACGATCGCTGCCCCACCATAGCTGGTTTGCTCAGTAAATTGGGTTGTCCGGAATTGCGTAAAGAGGACCAGGCCGTACTACTGCGTGCAAAGAAAGAGGTGCGATTTAAAACTGGAAGTGCCATTTTGCTGCCCAGTTCGAAAAAAATTCTGGACCAGGTGGCTGCGCTAATGAATCGATACCCTGCTTATAAACTTGATATTCAAGGTCATACGGATAGTCAAGGCAAAGAAGATTTCAACCTGAGTCTTTCAAAAAAACGCGCCAAGTCATGCTACGATTACCTTCTTTTGCGTTCTATCGACGCTAAACGAATAGAGCATGAAGGTTTCGGTGAAACCAAACCCATCGCGAGCAATAAGACCCCCCAGGGTCGGGTGCAAAATCGTCGGGTTGAATTCGTGCTTGATGTAAAGCAGTAA
- a CDS encoding ABC transporter permease: MNYSFFIAKKVAAEGEQSFARVIIRIAVIAIALSITVMICATALVSGFKREISSKIFGFWGHIHITNASVYENLLEESWLDKNQEFYPHLDTISRVTYVENQKIFGREIKRIKLTHGGVRHIQVYAFKGGIIKAKDEIEGIFLKGVGKDFDWQFLSQYLVEGRAIQMEDTVASNEILISRTTSNRLKVDVGDVFIVHFVQNGEQLKRSFKICGIYKTGLEEYDRQFALVDIRKIQQLLGWKEDQVAGFEVFLDDINDLKPLSEDIYYNHIPNELYAETIRQKFPGIFNWLDLQNINEVVILSLMVIVAIINMITALMILIFERTNMIGVLKSMGARNWGIRRIFLYYAAYIILNGLLWGNILGIALCMVQKYFKLLRLDEENYYLSYAPIYLNPWTILALNAGTLLVTLLFLIIPSYLVSRINPVKAIRFD; this comes from the coding sequence ATGAATTACTCCTTTTTCATTGCCAAAAAAGTAGCTGCCGAGGGAGAGCAGTCCTTCGCGCGGGTGATCATCCGTATCGCGGTTATTGCCATTGCCTTGAGTATCACGGTGATGATCTGTGCTACCGCTTTGGTGTCGGGGTTTAAGCGCGAGATCAGCAGCAAAATTTTTGGTTTTTGGGGGCACATCCACATCACCAATGCCAGTGTGTACGAAAACCTGCTGGAGGAATCCTGGCTCGACAAAAATCAGGAATTTTACCCCCATCTGGACACCATTAGCCGGGTCACCTATGTCGAGAACCAAAAAATTTTCGGGCGGGAGATAAAACGGATCAAACTTACCCATGGAGGGGTTCGACACATCCAGGTTTATGCTTTTAAGGGCGGAATCATCAAGGCAAAAGATGAAATTGAGGGTATTTTTTTAAAAGGAGTAGGGAAAGATTTTGATTGGCAATTTTTGAGCCAATATTTGGTTGAAGGCCGGGCGATTCAAATGGAAGACACGGTTGCTTCCAATGAAATCCTGATTTCACGCACCACTTCCAACCGCCTCAAAGTGGACGTGGGTGATGTATTCATCGTGCACTTTGTACAAAACGGAGAGCAACTCAAGCGCAGTTTTAAAATTTGTGGCATTTATAAAACGGGCCTGGAAGAATACGATCGGCAATTTGCCCTGGTCGACATTCGCAAAATTCAGCAACTATTGGGCTGGAAAGAAGACCAGGTAGCTGGATTTGAGGTGTTCCTCGACGACATCAACGACCTTAAGCCGCTTTCCGAAGACATTTATTACAACCATATCCCCAACGAGTTGTACGCAGAGACCATCCGCCAAAAATTCCCCGGTATTTTTAACTGGCTGGATTTGCAAAACATCAACGAAGTAGTCATCCTGAGCCTGATGGTGATTGTAGCCATCATCAACATGATCACAGCCCTGATGATCCTCATTTTTGAACGAACGAACATGATTGGGGTGCTCAAAAGTATGGGCGCACGCAACTGGGGCATCCGCCGCATCTTTTTGTATTACGCCGCCTACATCATCCTCAATGGATTGCTGTGGGGAAACATCCTCGGGATTGCCCTGTGTATGGTGCAGAAATACTTCAAACTCCTCCGTCTGGATGAAGAAAACTACTACTTGTCCTACGCGCCCATTTACCTCAATCCTTGGACGATTTTGGCGTTGAACGCGGGGACTTTGCTGGTTACACTCCTGTTTTTGATCATCCCTTCCTATTTGGTGAGTCGGATCAATCCCGTAAAAGCCATTCGTTTTGATTAA